A genomic segment from Propioniciclava sp. MC1595 encodes:
- a CDS encoding ATP-binding protein: MITTVLVIGEGERAQAAVREITDDIGETAVVHSFKRTQNLADWGGPGAGATAVALVVLVPGDDDNVDDLIESVIAHPASPDPRILLVTDRPYLDDISRALDRRDVAGVVANPWTPGVLARYTRAEVSRWLRLHPQGEPVPEPPPVGSDLLRELRMPLEAATHELLEALEEALGPRPRIHLPAGVHISREDLDMDQLYIVVSGRVSLTVRSPTTGNVTLNHASTGPIIGLLALTDRRGSMVTARTTTPCEIVQLTVEQLDRALASSARVGAILATLSFRALSARLRRAQSDRVQKTELNRKLQDALTELRQARADLVAQARMATLGELAAGIAHELNNPVAALTRSAEHLADDLPQLLGDDPVTRGVLEQARGGIQLDARAERAARKEVLAVVKDPVLARRLVAAGVTDPEHARKLVKGRDAAGVDRVERAAGIGASLQALEVAASHIASLVAGLRQHARPDGLDGAQRVPVDVHETVRSALLLLGHRLTDVTVSVKAKPGLPLVLGTPADLVQVWTNLVTNAVDALGDSGTVKIRLDTVTDDRKVTWVRVRVEDNGPGVPEELQPHVFEPRFTTKHGVVRFGLGLGLGIAHTIVHDHSGTIGLESRPGRTVFEVRLPAMEEER, translated from the coding sequence ATGATCACCACCGTGCTCGTCATCGGCGAGGGGGAGCGCGCGCAGGCCGCCGTCCGCGAGATCACCGACGACATCGGCGAGACCGCCGTCGTCCATTCCTTCAAGCGCACCCAGAACCTCGCCGACTGGGGCGGACCGGGCGCCGGCGCCACCGCCGTCGCCCTCGTCGTGCTCGTGCCCGGCGACGACGACAACGTCGACGACCTCATCGAGTCGGTCATCGCGCACCCGGCCAGCCCCGACCCGCGCATCCTGCTCGTCACCGACCGCCCCTACCTCGACGACATCAGCCGCGCACTCGACCGCCGCGACGTCGCCGGCGTCGTCGCCAACCCGTGGACGCCCGGGGTCCTGGCCCGCTACACCCGGGCCGAGGTGTCCCGGTGGCTGCGCCTGCACCCGCAGGGCGAGCCCGTGCCCGAGCCGCCCCCGGTCGGCAGCGACCTGCTCCGCGAGCTGCGCATGCCGCTGGAGGCGGCGACCCACGAGCTGCTCGAGGCGCTCGAGGAGGCGCTCGGCCCGCGCCCGCGCATCCACCTCCCCGCCGGGGTGCACATCTCGCGCGAGGACCTCGACATGGACCAGCTGTACATCGTCGTGTCCGGGCGCGTCTCCCTCACGGTCAGGTCGCCCACCACCGGCAACGTCACCCTCAACCACGCCTCCACCGGCCCGATCATCGGCCTGCTCGCGCTCACCGACCGCCGCGGCTCGATGGTCACCGCGCGCACCACGACCCCCTGCGAGATCGTCCAGCTGACCGTCGAACAGCTCGACCGAGCGCTCGCCTCCAGCGCGCGGGTGGGCGCGATCCTGGCCACGCTGTCGTTCCGGGCGCTGTCGGCGCGGCTACGGCGGGCGCAGTCCGACCGGGTGCAGAAGACCGAGCTCAACCGCAAGCTCCAGGACGCCCTGACCGAACTCCGCCAGGCCCGCGCCGACCTCGTCGCCCAGGCGCGCATGGCCACCCTCGGCGAGCTCGCCGCCGGCATCGCCCACGAGCTCAACAACCCCGTCGCCGCCCTCACCCGCAGCGCCGAGCACCTCGCCGACGACCTGCCCCAGCTGCTGGGGGACGACCCGGTGACCCGCGGCGTCCTCGAACAGGCCCGCGGGGGCATCCAGCTGGACGCCCGCGCCGAGCGCGCCGCCCGCAAGGAGGTGCTGGCCGTCGTCAAGGACCCGGTCCTCGCCCGCCGGCTCGTCGCCGCCGGCGTCACCGACCCCGAGCATGCCCGCAAGCTCGTCAAGGGCCGGGACGCCGCGGGCGTGGACCGCGTCGAACGGGCCGCCGGCATCGGGGCCTCGCTGCAGGCGCTGGAGGTCGCGGCGTCCCACATCGCCTCGCTGGTCGCCGGCCTGCGCCAGCACGCCCGCCCCGACGGCTTGGACGGAGCGCAGCGGGTCCCCGTCGACGTGCACGAGACCGTCCGCTCGGCGCTGCTGCTGCTCGGCCACCGGCTCACCGACGTCACCGTCAGCGTCAAGGCCAAGCCCGGCCTGCCCCTGGTGCTCGGCACGCCGGCCGACCTCGTCCAGGTCTGGACCAACCTGGTCACCAACGCCGTGGACGCCCTGGGCGACAGCGGGACCGTCAAGATCCGCCTCGACACGGTGACCGATGACCGCAAGGTCACGTGGGTGCGCGTGCGGGTGGAGGACAACGGCCCCGGCGTGCCCGAGGAGCTGCAGCCGCACGTCTTCGAGCCGCGGTTCACGACCAAGCACGGGGTGGTCCGGTTCGGACTCGGCCTGGGGCTGGGCATCGCCCACACGATCGTCCACGACCACAGCGGCACGATCGGGCTGGAGTCGCGCCCGGGCCGCACGGTCTTCGAGGTGCGCCTGCCCGCGATGGAGGAGGAACGATGA
- a CDS encoding two-component system response regulator, which translates to MKLAILVLEDEPDVRAALERDLEPLARTVRIEPAQDVADAREVVAQIEAEGDVLALVLADHRLPGTTGVDFLCELAADPDTAYIATVLVTGQADQADTIKAVNLAGLDYYIAKPWSVAELDAVVRKLLTDVVEATGLDPMPHLAALDPVRAMDLVRRRLGDR; encoded by the coding sequence ATGAAGCTGGCGATCCTGGTGCTCGAGGACGAGCCCGACGTCCGTGCCGCCCTGGAGCGTGACCTCGAACCCCTGGCGCGCACGGTGCGCATCGAGCCCGCCCAGGACGTGGCCGACGCCCGCGAGGTGGTGGCCCAGATCGAGGCCGAGGGTGACGTGCTGGCGCTCGTGCTCGCCGACCACCGCCTGCCCGGGACGACCGGCGTCGACTTCCTGTGCGAGCTCGCCGCCGACCCTGACACCGCGTACATCGCGACCGTGCTCGTCACCGGCCAGGCCGACCAGGCCGACACCATCAAGGCGGTCAACCTCGCCGGGCTCGACTACTACATCGCCAAGCCGTGGTCGGTCGCCGAGCTGGACGCCGTGGTGCGCAAGCTGTTGACCGACGTCGTCGAGGCGACCGGGCTGGACCCCATGCCGCACCTGGCCGCCCTCGACCCGGTGCGCGCGATGGACCTCGTCCGCCGCCGCCTCGGCGACCGCTGA